The Chlorocebus sabaeus isolate Y175 chromosome 22, mChlSab1.0.hap1, whole genome shotgun sequence genome segment CACCTGGCAGAGCCTGGGCTGATTCTGCCCACAATCTTGCCATTGATAGGTTGAGGCTGATGAACAGCTTTGCATACCACCGGTGAACCCCCAtacctgcctcctgggctcagagaaGAATTTAGCCCTTTTGGCAGGAGAGAAAGCAGTGTCTCCTGGGAATGACCCAGTCTCTCCAGCCATGGTCGGGAGCAGAAACTCTGGGAAAGATGACCGTGCCAAGGAGGAGATGGCAGTGGCAGCAGATGCTGCAACCTTGGTGGATGGTaaaggtgggggtgggcaggCCTAGGTTGGGTTGCAAAGCTTGTAGGTGGTTAGGGAGTAGAGTAGCGATAGGCTGGAACCTGTCCTGGTTGGAGCTGAGCCATGGTCTCAATATAGAGCCCGAGTCGATGGTGAACCTGGCATTTGTCAAGAATGACTCGTATGAGAAGGGCCCGGATTCAGTGGTGGTGCACGTGTACGTGAAGGAGATCTGCAGGGACACCTCGAGAGTACTTTTTCGTGAGCAGGACTTCACACTCATCTTCCAGACCAGGTGGGTGGGCAGATGATGGGGCAAACAATGCCTCAGGTGGGACAGTATGTCTCATGCTCCTCCTCTTGTCCTTCCTCCTATCCTGCTGTGCCTCTGCAGGGATGGAAACTTCCTGAGGCTGCACCCAGGCTGTGGGCCCCACACCATCTTCCGTTGGCAGGTGAAGCTCAGGTGGGTGGTGCCTGGccccaccactgtgcctgtcctacTCCCCCAGGCTCCATCTCTCTGGCTTATCTATCCTGATGCCCATTCCTCCTAAGTCCCTGAGTTCAGCCTTTTCCCACAGGAATCTGATTGAGCCAGAGCAGTGCACCTTCTGTTTCACGGCTTCTCGCATCGACATCTGCCTTCGTAAGAGGCAGAGTCAGCGCTGGGGGGGCCTGGAGGCCCCGGCTACACGAGGTCTGCACACGAGCTCCCTTCATTGCCCAGTTCCACGTGATTAGGACCCAAACCCCTGTCACATGCTGCTAACCACCAGCCCTCTCATTCCCCCTTTTTAAGGTGCAGTGGGTGGTGCAAAGGTTGCCGTGCCGACTGGTCCAACCCCTCTGGATTCAACCCCACCAGGAGgtgctccccaccccctgacaggccagGAGGAGGCCCGGGCTATGGAGAAGGATAAATCCAAGGCACGATCTGAGGACACAGGGCTAGAGAGTGTGGCAACCCGCACACCTATGGAGCATGTAACCCCAAAGCCAGAGACACACCTGGCGTCGGTGAGAATTCTGGGATGGGAAGGACGAAGAATGGAGGTTGGAGAGTCTTGGAGCTGTTCTCTCATGTCCTCTTTGCTCCCCCAGCCCAAGCCTACATGTATGGTGCCTCCCATGCCCCACAGCCCAGTTAGTGGAGATagcgtggaggaggaggaagaggaagagaagaaagtgtGTCTGCCAGGCTTCACTGGCCTTGTCAATTTAGGCAACACCTGCTTCATGAACAGCGTCATTCAGTCTCTGTCCAACACTCGGGAACTCCGGGACTTCTTCCATGGTGAGGGCAGGGCCTGGAGCCTGGGGAATGGGCAGAGAGAGTGCCTTTGTCCCTCACACCTTTGCTCCGCTACTATTCCTAGACCGCTCCTTTGAGGCTGAGATCAACTACAACAACCCACTAGGGACTGGTGGGCGTCTGGCCATTGGCTTTGCTGTGCTGCTTCGGGCGCTGTGGAAGGGTACCCACCATGCCTTCCAGCCTTCCAAGTTGAAGGTGATCTGTGCCCACTGTCACCCTTGGCTGCAGGGGGCGGGGAGGGCCAGCCAACTGGGTGTGCCGTGGGTGCTAGGGCTTTGTGTTCACACTTTGGCTCCTGTATCCAGGCCATTGTGGCGAGTAAGGCCAGCCAGTTCACAGGCTATGCGCAGCATGATGCCCAGGAGTTCATGGCTTTCCTGCTGGATGGGCTGCACGAGGACCTGAATCGCATTCAGAACAAGCCCTACACAGAGACCGTGGACTCAGATGGGCGGCCTGATGAGGTCAGGGTTAGGGACAGAGGGTGGGCATGTCTCATGAGCATCCCAGCCCCCAGGCCTCTTTGGTTCTCACCACTCTGCCTCTCAGGTGGTAGCTGAGGAAGCATGGCAGCGGCACAAGATGAGGAATGACTCTTTCATCGTGGACCTATTTCAGGGGCAGTACAAGTCGAAGCTGGTGTGCCCTGTGTGTGCCAAGGTGTGATGGGCTCCCCTGGAAAGAGGCCCTCTATTCTGGTCATGTTAGGTTCAGAGGCATGTGCATCGTAAGGTTTGGGCAAAGTTGGCAGGGAGGCCTTAGGATTCTATATGGGCTGAAGAGCCCACTTAGGTAGGCTTCCTGACTGAGGGAAAAGTGATGTTAGAGCTCAGAGGTGTTGTGGCAGGGTTGTGGGCACATGGGGTGCAAGTGTGAGGCAAATTCGTAAAGTGGCTAAGCTGAGTAGGGCTTTGAGTGCCAGAAAGGAGGATTGTTATCTCCTGGTGGTCCTCCTGCCCCATCTAGTGTCTTGAAGCCTGAGAGTTTGCTGGTTGGCTGTGGAGGCCTTGAGAGCCATCAGAAGCCCTGGAATGGGCTCTTTGGGCATGAACATTTTGTCTCCCACTCTGTGTGCAGCTACCCAGTGCCACCTCTACATCCACAGGTCTCCATCACTTTTGACCCGTTTCTTTATCTGCCGGTGCCCTTGCCACAAAAGCAAAAGGTTCTCCCTGTCTTTTATTTTGCCCGAGAGCCCCACAGCAAGCCCATTAAGGTGAGGAGTAAGCCCCTACCCTCTGGGCTGTTTTAGAGAATGTGGCCCACCTCCCTCTCTGACTGCCCTTTTTGCCACAGTTCCTGGTGAGCGTCAGCAAGGAAAACTCCACTGCCAGTGAAGTATTGGACTCCCTCTCTCAAAGCGTTCGTGTGAAGCCTGAGAATCTGCGTTTGGCGGAGGTACCTTTGTCTTTGCTTGGGCTATTATATatatggttgtgtgtgtgtactcacCATAGACATGTGTGTATAGTCATTGGCATCTACAGACATAcacatgggctgggcacagtggctcacgcctgtaatcccagcactttgtcaggctgaggtgggcagatcactcgagcccaggagtttgggaccagcctgggcaacttggtgaaacactgtctctacaagaaattaaaaaagcagctgggcgtggtggtacatgcttatagtgccagctacttgggagactgaggcaagaggctcacttgagcccgggaggtggaggttgcagtgagcagagattgcaccacagcactccagcctggatgacagagtaagactctgtctcaaaaataaataaatagataaaaaataaaaatagggctgggcatggtggctcatgcctgtaatcccagcactttgggaggacaaggcgggtggatcatgaggtcaggagatccagaccatcctggctaacatggtgaaaccccacctctactaaaaatacaaaaaaaaaaaaaaattagccgggcatgttggcacatgtctgtagtcccagctactcaggaggctgaggcaggagaattgcttgaacctgggaggcggaggttgtagtgagccgagatcgtgccactgcactccagcctggtcgacagagcaagactcaaaaataaaaataaaataaaaatagatatacacATGAGTATGCCTGTGACTGTACAAAAACAGGTGATGTGCTGTTATTTTGTCTGTGCAACAGAAGTGCCTTCAGTTCCTAGCCATTATCAGGGTTTATTCCCCTTTGTGGTGGTGGATCCCAACTGCATTTCCCTTTTTAGACAAGGAGCTTGAACTGCAGGACTATACTATGTTCGCTCTGCTTCTCCCTCTATCCTGCTGCTCTCTCCTTTTATCCCAGTTGTGTGTGCTGGCTCTCCCCAGGGGTTCCTAACCTTTAGCGTGACTGTGTCGGTTTTCTCAGGGGTAAGAGTTGGGAGGAGGCTCTTTGAATATGGACCCTCCGTGATAGTATGTTACAGTCTTATAAGGCTATTCTAGTTATAGCAGGGCAGAGTCCCTCAGTGTGGAGAGCTGGTGTGGTTGATATCTGCCTCACACCCGGTCTTTCAGGCCCTCTGATGCATCAGGCTCCTTATGGCATTGGACACTGAGATGGGTGCCAGTAGAGGCTAAGCCTATTTGGGCCCACAGACCTCACCACTGCCCACATAAACCCACGGCCGGGCCAAGCCTTCTTAAACTCTAGGGCAGGGCTAGGGAAAGGGCTTATCCTCATGTGGGATCTGTGTGTTCTGTGTCCCCAGGTAATTAAGAATCGTTTCCATCGTGTGTTCCTGCCCTCCCACTCACTGGACACTGTGTCCCCATCTGATATGCTCCTCTGCTTTGAGCTGCTATCCCCAGAGTTGGCTAAGGAGCGGGTAGTGGTGCTAGAGGTGCAACAGGTGAGTGGGGGCCAACCTGATGGCATAGGGCCCCGGTGGGTGGGGTACTCCTGCCTGGTCTTGCTGAGCCAGACGACCCACCCTAGCGCCCCCAGGTGCCCAGCGTCCCCATCTCCAAGTGTGCAGCCTGCCAGCGGAAGCAACAGTCGGAGGATGAAAAGCTGAAGCGCTGTACCCGGTGCTACCGTGTGGGCTACTGCAACCAGTGAGGACCCCCATCATCTCCCCGACCCTTTATTTCCACCTTCCATGTGCCACCCTGCCCCTTCCCTTCACACCAAGGCACATATGCTTAAGCTTTCTACTTGCCTACTTTACCAGGCTCTGGGGGAGGCAGGGCTGGCATACCCAGTTCCCAGGGACTATGACTAGCCCCCATTATGGAGTTATAGGAGATGGGGCTAAGGGCCTTATCCttgtcttcctcttcccctcagGCTCTGCCAGAAAACCCACTGGCCTGACCACAAGGGCCTCTGCCGACCTGAGAACATTGGCTACCCCTTCCTGGTCAGTGTACCTGCCTCACGCCTCACTTATGCCCGCCTTGCTCAGCTGCTAGAGGGCTATGCCCGGTAAGTGCCTAGTGGTTGGACTAGAGTGGTGTAGGTGGGAGCAGAGGTGCTAGATGGGCTGGTCAGGAGTCCTACTTGCCTTGCTCTCTGTTGCCAGGTACTCTGTGAGTGTATTCCAGCCACCCTTTCAGCCTGGCCGCATGGCCCTGGAGTCTCAGAGCCCTGGCTGCACCACACTGCTCTCCACTGGCTCCCTGGAGGCTGGGGACAGTGAGAGGGACCCCATTCAGCCACCTGAGCTCCAGCTGGTGACCCCTATGGCTGAGGGGGACACAGGGCTTCCCCGGGTGTGGGCAGCCCCTGACCGGGGTCCTGTGCCCAGCACCAGTGGAATTTCTTCTGAGATACTGGCCAGTGGGCCCACTGAGGTTGGCTCCTTGCCTGTTGGCGAGAGGGTGTCCCGACCCGAAGGTAAGATCCAGTGAAAAGCTCTGGGAGCTGGGGAGGAAGATAGGGGAGGATGGGGGGGCTGTTGTTTAGGACCTGGTGGGCCTGGTGAGGCCCTGATGGGCAGGGAAGCTTTGATTATCATGTTCTCACACAGCCGCTGTGCCTGGGTACCAGCACCCAAGTGAAGCTATGAATGCCCACACACCAcagttcttcatctataaaattgacTCATCCAACCGAGAGCAGCGGCTAGAGGACAAAGGTGTCTGAGGCCGTGGGTGGGAGCCATGGGGTGGGTTGAGCTGGCTGTTCTCCACAGCTACATGACCTCTCTCCCTGCCCATCTCCAGGAGACACCCCACTGGAGCTGGGTGACGATTGTAGCCTGGCTCTCGTTTGGAGGAACAATGAGCGCTTGCAGGAGTTTGTGTTGGTAGCCTCCAAGGAGCTGGAATGTGCTGAGGATCCAGGCTCTGCCGGTGAGGCTGCCCGGGCCGGCCACTTCACCCTGGACCAGTGCCTCAACCTCTTCACACGGCCTGAGGTGCTGGCACCCGAGGAGGCCTGGTGAGAACAGAGCAGCAAGCAGATAAGGGGGCAGGATGGAGAAGAGAGAGACTTGCTGGTCCTGACCCAACCTCTGTTCCCACCAGGTACTGCCCACAGTGCAAACAGCACCGAGAGGCCTCCAAGCAGCTGTTGCTATGGCGCCTGCCAAATGTTCTCATCGTGCAGCTCAAGCGCTTCTCCTTTCGTAGTTTTATCTGGCGTGACAAGATCAACGACTTGGTGGAGTTCCCTGTTCGGTAAGCAATGGACCTTGGTAACTGTGGGTGGGGTGTGAGGACCAAGGTGGGCATCCTGAGCACCTGCTGCCTGTCTCACCCCTCCCTGACTGGACCTGACCCGCAGGAACCTGGACCTGAGCAAGTTCTGCATTGGTCAGAAAGAGGAGCAGCTGCCCAGCTATGA includes the following:
- the USP19 gene encoding ubiquitin carboxyl-terminal hydrolase 19 isoform X12, whose amino-acid sequence is MSGGASATGPRRGPPGLEDATSKKKQKDRANQESKDGDPRKETGSRYVAQAGLELLASGDPSASASCAAGITGSCHHSRLFFPSLSGSASTPREEQTKEGACEDPHDLLATPPPELLLDWRQSAEEVIVKLHVGVGPLQLEDVDAAFTDTDCVVRFAGGQQWGGVFYAEIKSSCAKVQTCKGSLLHLTLPKKVPMLTWPSLLKKPLGTQELVPGLQCQENGQELSPTALEPGPEPHRAKQEARNQKRAQGRGEVGSGAGPGAQAGPSAKRAVHLCRGPEGEGSRDDPGPRGDAPPFVADPATQVEADEQLCIPPVNPHTCLLGSEKNLALLAGEKAVSPGNDPVSPAMVGSRNSGKDDRAKEEMAVAADAATLVDEPESMVNLAFVKNDSYEKGPDSVVVHVYVKEICRDTSRVLFREQDFTLIFQTRDGNFLRLHPGCGPHTIFRWQVKLRNLIEPEQCTFCFTASRIDICLRKRQSQRWGGLEAPATRVGGAKVAVPTGPTPLDSTPPGGAPHPLTGQEEARAMEKDKSKARSEDTGLESVATRTPMEHVTPKPETHLASPKPTCMVPPMPHSPVSGDSVEEEEEEEKKVCLPGFTGLVNLGNTCFMNSVIQSLSNTRELRDFFHDRSFEAEINYNNPLGTGGRLAIGFAVLLRALWKGTHHAFQPSKLKAIVASKASQFTGYAQHDAQEFMAFLLDGLHEDLNRIQNKPYTETVDSDGRPDEVVAEEAWQRHKMRNDSFIVDLFQGQYKSKLVCPVCAKVSITFDPFLYLPVPLPQKQKVLPVFYFAREPHSKPIKFLVSVSKENSTASEVLDSLSQSVRVKPENLRLAEVIKNRFHRVFLPSHSLDTVSPSDMLLCFELLSPELAKERVVVLEVQQRPQVPSVPISKCAACQRKQQSEDEKLKRCTRCYRVGYCNQLCQKTHWPDHKGLCRPENIGYPFLVSVPASRLTYARLAQLLEGYARYSVSVFQPPFQPGRMALESQSPGCTTLLSTGSLEAGDSERDPIQPPELQLVTPMAEGDTGLPRVWAAPDRGPVPSTSGISSEILASGPTEVGSLPVGERVSRPEAAVPGYQHPSEAMNAHTPQFFIYKIDSSNREQRLEDKGDTPLELGDDCSLALVWRNNERLQEFVLVASKELECAEDPGSAGEAARAGHFTLDQCLNLFTRPEVLAPEEAWYCPQCKQHREASKQLLLWRLPNVLIVQLKRFSFRSFIWRDKINDLVEFPVRNLDLSKFCIGQKEEQLPSYDLYAVINHYGGMIGGHYTACARLPNDRSSQRSDVGWRLFDDSTVTTVDESQVVTRYAYVLFYRRRNSPVERPPRAGHSEHHPDLGPAAEAAASQASRIWQELEAEEEPVPEGPGPLGPWGPQDWVGPPPRGPTTPDEGCLRYFVLGTVAALVALVLNVFYPLVSQSRWR
- the USP19 gene encoding ubiquitin carboxyl-terminal hydrolase 19 isoform X4, which translates into the protein MSGGASATGPRRGPPGLEDATSKKKQKDRANQESKDGDPRKETGSRYVAQAGLELLASGDPSASASCAAGITGSCHHSRLFFPSLSGSASTPREEQTKEGACEDPHDLLATPPPELLLDWRQSAEEVIVKLHVGVGPLQLEDVDAAFTDTDCVVRFAGGQQWGGVFYAEIKSSCAKVQTCKGSLLHLTLPKKVPMLTWPSLLKKPLGTQELVPGLQCQENGQELSPTALEPGPEPHRAKQEARNQKRAQGRGEVGSGAGPGAQAGPSAKRAVHLCRGPEGEGSRDDPGPRGDAPPFVADPATQVEADEQLCIPPVNPHTCLLGSEKNLALLAGEKAVSPGNDPVSPAMVGSRNSGKDDRAKEEMAVAADAATLVDGKEPESMVNLAFVKNDSYEKGPDSVVVHVYVKEICRDTSRVLFREQDFTLIFQTRDGNFLRLHPGCGPHTIFRWQVKLRNLIEPEQCTFCFTASRIDICLRKRQSQRWGGLEAPATRVGGAKVAVPTGPTPLDSTPPGGAPHPLTGQEEARAMEKDKSKARSEDTGLESVATRTPMEHVTPKPETHLASPKPTCMVPPMPHSPVSGDSVEEEEEEEKKVCLPGFTGLVNLGNTCFMNSVIQSLSNTRELRDFFHDRSFEAEINYNNPLGTGGRLAIGFAVLLRALWKGTHHAFQPSKLKAIVASKASQFTGYAQHDAQEFMAFLLDGLHEDLNRIQNKPYTETVDSDGRPDEVVAEEAWQRHKMRNDSFIVDLFQGQYKSKLVCPVCAKVSITFDPFLYLPVPLPQKQKVLPVFYFAREPHSKPIKFLVSVSKENSTASEVLDSLSQSVRVKPENLRLAEVIKNRFHRVFLPSHSLDTVSPSDMLLCFELLSPELAKERVVVLEVQQRPQVPSVPISKCAACQRKQQSEDEKLKRCTRCYRVGYCNQLCQKTHWPDHKGLCRPENIGYPFLVSVPASRLTYARLAQLLEGYARYSVSVFQPPFQPGRMALESQSPGCTTLLSTGSLEAGDSERDPIQPPELQLVTPMAEGDTGLPRVWAAPDRGPVPSTSGISSEILASGPTEVGSLPVGERVSRPEAAVPGYQHPSEAMNAHTPQFFIYKIDSSNREQRLEDKGDTPLELGDDCSLALVWRNNERLQEFVLVASKELECAEDPGSAGEAARAGHFTLDQCLNLFTRPEVLAPEEAWYCPQCKQHREASKQLLLWRLPNVLIVQLKRFSFRSFIWRDKINDLVEFPVRNLDLSKFCIGQKEEQLPSYDLYAVINHYGGMIGGHYTACARLPNDRSSQRSDVGWRLFDDSTVTTVDESQVVTRYAYVLFYRRRNSPVERPPRAGHSEHHPDLGPAAEAAASQCALKTRPIWAGHGFWWLLHSLRLPGFGRSWRLRRSRCLRGLGPWVPGGPKTGWAPHHVALPHQMRAASGTLSWAPWRLWWPSCSTCSILWYPRVAGDELACRQLL
- the USP19 gene encoding ubiquitin carboxyl-terminal hydrolase 19 isoform X1 → MSGGASATGPRRGPPGLEDATSKKKQKDRANQESKDGDPRKETGSRYVAQAGLELLASGDPSASASCAAGITGSCHHSRLFFPSLSGSASTPREEQTKEGACEDPHDLLATPPPELLLDWRQSAEEVIVKLHVGVGPLQLEDVDAAFTDTDCVVRFAGGQQWGGVFYAEIKSSCAKVQTCKGSLLHLTLPKKVPMLTWPSLLKKPLGTQELVPGLQCQENGQELSPTALEPGPEPHRAKQEARNQKRAQGRGEVGSGAGPGAQAGPSAKRAVHLCRGPEGEGSRDDPGPRGDAPPFVADPATQVEADEQLCIPPVNPHTCLLGSEKNLALLAGEKAVSPGNDPVSPAMVGSRNSGKDDRAKEEMAVAADAATLVDGKEPESMVNLAFVKNDSYEKGPDSVVVHVYVKEICRDTSRVLFREQDFTLIFQTRDGNFLRLHPGCGPHTIFRWQVKLRNLIEPEQCTFCFTASRIDICLRKRQSQRWGGLEAPATRGAVGGAKVAVPTGPTPLDSTPPGGAPHPLTGQEEARAMEKDKSKARSEDTGLESVATRTPMEHVTPKPETHLASPKPTCMVPPMPHSPVSGDSVEEEEEEEKKVCLPGFTGLVNLGNTCFMNSVIQSLSNTRELRDFFHDRSFEAEINYNNPLGTGGRLAIGFAVLLRALWKGTHHAFQPSKLKAIVASKASQFTGYAQHDAQEFMAFLLDGLHEDLNRIQNKPYTETVDSDGRPDEVVAEEAWQRHKMRNDSFIVDLFQGQYKSKLVCPVCAKVSITFDPFLYLPVPLPQKQKVLPVFYFAREPHSKPIKFLVSVSKENSTASEVLDSLSQSVRVKPENLRLAEVIKNRFHRVFLPSHSLDTVSPSDMLLCFELLSPELAKERVVVLEVQQRPQVPSVPISKCAACQRKQQSEDEKLKRCTRCYRVGYCNQLCQKTHWPDHKGLCRPENIGYPFLVSVPASRLTYARLAQLLEGYARYSVSVFQPPFQPGRMALESQSPGCTTLLSTGSLEAGDSERDPIQPPELQLVTPMAEGDTGLPRVWAAPDRGPVPSTSGISSEILASGPTEVGSLPVGERVSRPEAAVPGYQHPSEAMNAHTPQFFIYKIDSSNREQRLEDKGDTPLELGDDCSLALVWRNNERLQEFVLVASKELECAEDPGSAGEAARAGHFTLDQCLNLFTRPEVLAPEEAWYCPQCKQHREASKQLLLWRLPNVLIVQLKRFSFRSFIWRDKINDLVEFPVRNLDLSKFCIGQKEEQLPSYDLYAVINHYGGMIGGHYTACARLPNDRSSQRSDVGWRLFDDSTVTTVDESQVVTRYAYVLFYRRRNSPVERPPRAGHSEHHPDLGPAAEAAASQCALKTRPIWAGHGFWWLLHSLRLPGFGRSWRLRRSRCLRGLGPWVPGGPKTGWAPHHVALPHQMRAASGTLSWAPWRLWWPSCSTCSILWYPRVAGDELACRQLL
- the USP19 gene encoding ubiquitin carboxyl-terminal hydrolase 19 isoform X11, producing MSGGASATGPRRGPPGLEDATSKKKQKDRANQESKDGDPRKETGSRYVAQAGLELLASGDPSASASCAAGITGSCHHSRLFFPSLSGSASTPREEQTKEGACEDPHDLLATPPPELLLDWRQSAEEVIVKLHVGVGPLQLEDVDAAFTDTDCVVRFAGGQQWGGVFYAEIKSSCAKVQTCKGSLLHLTLPKKVPMLTWPSLLKPLGTQELVPGLQCQENGQELSPTALEPGPEPHRAKQEARNQKRAQGRGEVGSGAGPGAQAGPSAKRAVHLCRGPEGEGSRDDPGPRGDAPPFVADPATQVEADEQLCIPPVNPHTCLLGSEKNLALLAGEKAVSPGNDPVSPAMVGSRNSGKDDRAKEEMAVAADAATLVDEPESMVNLAFVKNDSYEKGPDSVVVHVYVKEICRDTSRVLFREQDFTLIFQTRDGNFLRLHPGCGPHTIFRWQVKLRNLIEPEQCTFCFTASRIDICLRKRQSQRWGGLEAPATRGAVGGAKVAVPTGPTPLDSTPPGGAPHPLTGQEEARAMEKDKSKARSEDTGLESVATRTPMEHVTPKPETHLASPKPTCMVPPMPHSPVSGDSVEEEEEEEKKVCLPGFTGLVNLGNTCFMNSVIQSLSNTRELRDFFHDRSFEAEINYNNPLGTGGRLAIGFAVLLRALWKGTHHAFQPSKLKAIVASKASQFTGYAQHDAQEFMAFLLDGLHEDLNRIQNKPYTETVDSDGRPDEVVAEEAWQRHKMRNDSFIVDLFQGQYKSKLVCPVCAKVSITFDPFLYLPVPLPQKQKVLPVFYFAREPHSKPIKFLVSVSKENSTASEVLDSLSQSVRVKPENLRLAEVIKNRFHRVFLPSHSLDTVSPSDMLLCFELLSPELAKERVVVLEVQQRPQVPSVPISKCAACQRKQQSEDEKLKRCTRCYRVGYCNQLCQKTHWPDHKGLCRPENIGYPFLVSVPASRLTYARLAQLLEGYARYSVSVFQPPFQPGRMALESQSPGCTTLLSTGSLEAGDSERDPIQPPELQLVTPMAEGDTGLPRVWAAPDRGPVPSTSGISSEILASGPTEVGSLPVGERVSRPEAAVPGYQHPSEAMNAHTPQFFIYKIDSSNREQRLEDKGDTPLELGDDCSLALVWRNNERLQEFVLVASKELECAEDPGSAGEAARAGHFTLDQCLNLFTRPEVLAPEEAWYCPQCKQHREASKQLLLWRLPNVLIVQLKRFSFRSFIWRDKINDLVEFPVRNLDLSKFCIGQKEEQLPSYDLYAVINHYGGMIGGHYTACARLPNDRSSQRSDVGWRLFDDSTVTTVDESQVVTRYAYVLFYRRRNSPVERPPRAGHSEHHPDLGPAAEAAASQASRIWQELEAEEEPVPEGPGPLGPWGPQDWVGPPPRGPTTPDEGCLRYFVLGTVAALVALVLNVFYPLVSQSRWR